The genomic region ATCAAGGCGCTCGAAATCGCCGAAGAAAAGGAAGCTGTCGCACAGTACGGCTCTTCCGACAGCGGTGCGTCTCTCGGCGACATCCTGGGTGCTGCCCTGAAGCAGCAGTCCGACGACTAAGGTTTTCGCGTCCCGATCCATCGGCTCCCACTCCTCCCACTCGCCCTCCACGCATGACCACGCCCGACGCCCCGACCGGTTCGCGCCGCCTCCTGTTCACCGGCCTCATGCTGCTGGTGCCGGTGCTGTTCTTCGCGCTCCTCGAAGGCGGCCTCCGGCTCGCGGGCTACGGCGAGGACTACCCGCTCTTCACGCCCATCGAGGGCTACGAGCAGTACCTCGTCCAAAACCGCGACGTGGCAAAGCGCTACTTCGCCGCCCAGTCGAACGTCCCGACGGCGCTCCACGACGTGTTCGACGCCGAGAAGAGCGAGCGCGAGTTCCGGGTCTTCGTGCAGGGCGGCTCGACGGCAGCGGGGTTCCCGTTCTACCACGGCGGCGCGTTCTCGCGCATGCTGGAGCACCGCCTCCAGCAGACCTTCCCGGAGCGCAAGATCGAGGTCGTCAACACGGCGATGGCGGCCGTGAACTCGTACGCCCTCCTCGACCTCGCGCCGGAAATCCTCGACCAGCAGCCCGACGCGGTCCTGATCTACGCCGGGCACAACGAATACTACGGCGCGCTCGGGGTCGGCTCTACGGAGTCGCTCGGCTCGTTCCGGGGGCTCGTCAACACCTACCTCAGGCTGCGGCGCTTCAGGACGGTGCAGCTTCTGCGCGACGCGCTCGCCGGAGCCGCCGGGCTGCTTGCGGACGCGCCGGAGGGGACGGGCGAGGGCACGCTGATGGCCCGGATGGTCGGCGAGCAGGTCATCCCGTTCGGCTCGCCGGAGTACGATCTCGGTCTCCGGCAATTCCGCTCTAACCTGTCGGACCTGCTGGCGCTCTACGAGTCGGCGGACGTTCCGGTCTTCGTCTCGACGATTGCCTCCAACGAGCGCGACCAGCGGCCGTTCGAGACGGTCTTCGCTGAGGCGACGGACGAGGCGGCCTGGCACCAGCTCTACCGGTCAGGCGTCGACGCCCTCGGCGAAGGCGACGTGCCAGCAGCCCAGTCGTCGCTGGAGGAGGCGACGGCGCTCGACTCGCTCGCGGCCGAGGGGTTTTACGCGCTCGGCCGGACCCACGCCGCGGCGGGCGATACGCTCGCCGCACGCCGGGCCTACGTCGCCGCCCGCGACCGCGACGCGCTCCGGTTCCGCGCCCCGAGCGGCATGAACCAGATCATCCGCGAGGAAGCGGCCGAGCACGGCGCGACGCTCGTCGAGGCCGAGGCTGCGATCCGTCGCGCGGCCCCCGGTGGCCTCGTCGGCCGCGAGCACATGCTGGAGCACCTCCACCCGACCGTCGACGGCTACTTCCTCATCGCCGACGCCTTCTACGACGCGCTCCGCGAGGCACGCCTGATCGGAGACTGGACGCGGGCCGTGCCCGAGGACCTCGCCCGGCAGGGCCTGCTCCTGACACCGGCCGACTCGCTCGTCGGCGTGCTCCGCGTGCGGAAGCTTCTCGGCGACTGGCCGTTCCAGCCCCGCGACGCCCCGAAGCGCGCCCTCGACACCCTCACTGTGCGGACCGAGTTCGACCGGATCGTGCAGTCGCTCTACCGGACCGAGGCGACGTGGCTGGAGGCGACTGAGAAGCTGGCGACCTACTACGAGCAGGAAGGCAACGAGGCGCGCGCGGTCCAGGCCCGCGAGGCGATGGTGGCCTCCTACCCGATGCTGGCCGAGCCTCACCTCGGACTCGGCGGGCTCCACCTCCGGGCCCGCCGCCTCGACGACGCCGAACGTGCCTTTAAGCAGGCTGCAAGGCTCGACCCCGAACCGGCGGTCCCGCTCTCGATGCTCGGCGCGATCGCCCTCGAACAGGGTCGTCCTGCCGACGCCATCGCCTTGCTCGAACGCTCCCGCGAACTAAATGGGAACGACCCGCAGGTGCTCTATAACCTCAGCGGGGCCTACGCCCTCAGCCGCCGCTACGCCGAGGCGCGCGAGACCGCCTCCGCCCTCCTCGCCCGCCACCCGACCCACACCGCCGGGCAGCAACTCCTCGCCAGCCTCCCGCCGCCCTAGTCAGAGGACGGTGGACAGAGGACGGTGGACAGAGGACGGTGGACAGAGGACGGTGGACAGAGGACGGTGGACAGAGGACGGTGGACAGAGGACGGTTGGCGCGCTGCGCGATAGCCTCGGTAGTTTTCGCGGTTTTGCTTGTCCCGACCTCCCGACCTCCCGACCTCCCGACCTCCCGACCTCCCGACCTCCCGACCTCCCGACCTCCCGACCTCCCGACCTCCCGCCACTCACCAGTACCGTCGGAAGCGCTCGCTTGCCGGGTCGGCGGGGTCTCTCGGGAGCCAGTACGATTTTGCTTCGCGGTCGAGTTGGAGCCGGAGGAGGTCTTTGCCTGCCAGCCGGAGCGCGAGGCCAATCGGGACCACGAGGAGGACGAACACGAGCGTCAGCAGCACCCGCGTCATCGCGAACCCGAGGACGACGGCCAGCCCCATCCACACCCTGTATACGGGGCGCAGCACGGTCGGTACCGCGAGACCGAGAAGCGCAAGTGTCCCGCCGACGCTGCCGAAGCCGGTCGACCACGGCGTGAGCGTCCACCCGCTCCGCCACACGATGACGGCGGCAATTCCCGCGAACACACCGCCCACGACGAGGCCGAAGCTGCGCAGCGCCCGGCGGCTCGTATCCAGGGCACGGACTTCGGCGGCGATGGCGCGGAGGGCGCTCATCTCAGAGACTGTTGGGATTTCGAATGTGGCAGCGAGAGCGAGCGAAAACCGAACCCGTCGAGGCGCGGGAAGAGCCCGATGCCCCACATCGGGTGACGAGCGCAACAACGACGGGGCGGTTTGCAGC from Bacteroidota bacterium harbors:
- a CDS encoding tetratricopeptide repeat protein: MTTPDAPTGSRRLLFTGLMLLVPVLFFALLEGGLRLAGYGEDYPLFTPIEGYEQYLVQNRDVAKRYFAAQSNVPTALHDVFDAEKSEREFRVFVQGGSTAAGFPFYHGGAFSRMLEHRLQQTFPERKIEVVNTAMAAVNSYALLDLAPEILDQQPDAVLIYAGHNEYYGALGVGSTESLGSFRGLVNTYLRLRRFRTVQLLRDALAGAAGLLADAPEGTGEGTLMARMVGEQVIPFGSPEYDLGLRQFRSNLSDLLALYESADVPVFVSTIASNERDQRPFETVFAEATDEAAWHQLYRSGVDALGEGDVPAAQSSLEEATALDSLAAEGFYALGRTHAAAGDTLAARRAYVAARDRDALRFRAPSGMNQIIREEAAEHGATLVEAEAAIRRAAPGGLVGREHMLEHLHPTVDGYFLIADAFYDALREARLIGDWTRAVPEDLARQGLLLTPADSLVGVLRVRKLLGDWPFQPRDAPKRALDTLTVRTEFDRIVQSLYRTEATWLEATEKLATYYEQEGNEARAVQAREAMVASYPMLAEPHLGLGGLHLRARRLDDAERAFKQAARLDPEPAVPLSMLGAIALEQGRPADAIALLERSRELNGNDPQVLYNLSGAYALSRRYAEARETASALLARHPTHTAGQQLLASLPPP
- a CDS encoding SxtJ family membrane protein, translated to MSALRAIAAEVRALDTSRRALRSFGLVVGGVFAGIAAVIVWRSGWTLTPWSTGFGSVGGTLALLGLAVPTVLRPVYRVWMGLAVVLGFAMTRVLLTLVFVLLVVPIGLALRLAGKDLLRLQLDREAKSYWLPRDPADPASERFRRYW